Proteins found in one Drosophila innubila isolate TH190305 chromosome X, UK_Dinn_1.0, whole genome shotgun sequence genomic segment:
- the LOC117793751 gene encoding potassium voltage-gated channel protein Shaker-like, translating to MINRPVGFWGKIVGSLCVIAGVLTIALPVPVIVSNFNYFYHRETDQEEMQSQNFNHVTSCSYLPGALGQHLKKSSLSESSSDIMDLDDGIDATTPGLTDHTGRHMVPFLRTQQSFEKQQLQLQLQQQQQEQQQQGLQQGHQQGQNGLRSTNSLQLRHNNAMAVSIETDV from the exons atgataaatagGCCCGTCGGCTTCTGGGGCAAAATTGTCGGCTCTTTGTGCGTGATCGCTGGTGTGCTGACAATCGCACTGCCGGTACCGGTTATCGTCAGTAATTTCAATTACTTCTATCACCGCGAAACGGATCAGGAGGAGATGCAGAGCCAAAATTTCAACCACGTTACAAGTTGTTCATATTTACCTGGTGCACtag GTcaacatttgaaaaaatcctCACTCTCCGAATCGTCATCGGACATAATGGATTTGGATGATGGCATTGATGCAACCACACCAGGTCTGACTGATCATACGGGCCGCCACATGGTTCCATTTCTGAGAACACAGCAATCGTTTGAgaagcaacagctgcagctccaactgcagcagcaacagcaagagcaacagcagcagggaCTCCAGCAGGGACATCAACAGGGCCAAAATGGCTTGAGGAGCACAAACAGCTTACAGTTAAGGCATAACAACGCAATGGCCGTCAGTATTGAGACCGACGTCTGA